The Anabas testudineus chromosome 15, fAnaTes1.2, whole genome shotgun sequence DNA segment CACAGGAAGGAAAAAATTCTTCCGGTTTTCAGAAGAAACGGCCAATTATGAGCAAGGAGTTTATCAATCAGCACACAGTCGAACATAATGGTAGATACATCTGCAAGTATTTTCTAGAAGGCCGATGCATCAAGGTACAGTAAACATAGTGTTCTTTTCCAAAACAACATAAGCACGTGTACACGAATATATTTGAAAACCTTCCTactattataattaatatttataattttgtgTTCTTCCAGGGGGAACAGTGCAAGTTTGAACACGAGCTTGTCATACCAGATAAGAAAAAGGAACTTTGTAAATTTTACCTCCAAGGATACTGCAGTAAAGGAGAAAattgcatttacatgcacaatATCCTTCACTAATGACAAGTGCGGTTAATTACATTTGTGTCATTGCATCACATAATTAACCGGATTCTCattaaactttttaattaattctgttCTTTAACCTGTGACTGCACATGAATACCCATGCAAGTTCTTTCATACTGGAGCGAAATGTTATCAAGGAGACAACTGCAAGTTCTCCCATGAGGCTCTGACTGACGTGACCAAAGAGCTGCTTGATAAGGTAAGGCAAAAAGAAATAGGGGGGTTTGATTTTTACTGCCAATGATTAACGATTGTATTGTTTACCCTTTCTGACTTAATTGTCAGATAATTAACACTGAAGAGGAGAACGCTCGTGAAGATGAGTTGGAGCTGGAGGACTTGAGAAAGCAGGGTATCTCCCCACTTCCAAAGCCTCCACCTGGGGTGGGGTTGCTGCCCACTCCTGGTCAGAGCAGTCCTACAGATGGAGCCTGTGGCCAGGCGGGAAAGAAGATCCCCTCTCTGTTTGAAATCAAGGTCCAGCCTACTGTAGACTTGGCACAAAAAATTGGTCTGGGGTAAGCTAATTGATCCGTAATATAAGTCTAAAAAGTTCTTGAAGCTCGTTCGCAGCCTAACTTTccgttttatttttcagtggaTCCAACTTCTCACAGAATCAAGGTGAAGGCACCAATCAGTTTAGCGGAGGCTCAGAGGAGATGCAGAGTGGAGGTATGATGGCTTCAGGCCCTTCTGCTCCTTCTGTTCCTCCACCTGAATCACCAGGTCCCATGGGTCACCCGACTGGACCACCCATGCCACAGAGCCCACCAGGACAGCACCCACCACACGGATTTCCAATGCAGCCATCAGTCCCCTCTGGTCAAGCCTTTCATGGAAACCGACCTAATATTAACCCTCAGATGAACATGCAGAGGCCTCCATTCCCTCCTATACCAGATCTACAGATGCTGCAAAGTATTTTCCCTTTTCCATCGTTGGGCCAGAACCCAGTGGAGTTCTTCAGCAGCTACCTGAGAAACCAGGCTGTAGGTCAACAGGGAGGTCAGTATGACAGTCATTCACTTATACAGTAGGTTAAGCAGCTTCTAACCTTTGCTGAacttgcaaaatgttttatttttatttttatgtagtAGACCCTGGTGCAGCTTTCGTACAGAACCTCCAGCAGCACATGGGTGCAGAGTCACAGTTGCAGTCTTTACCACCAGCAGTACAGAAAGCCATATTTTTACacctgacacagcagcagcagcaacaagagTCACAGCCACAGGGCAGTGAGCCACAGAGGACGGACAGCCAGGATGATACCAACGCAAACAGAGGTAAGAGCCAAAGTGGAAGAAGCCAATTTgctaaagtaataaaaagtcCAGTAAATCCCAGATTGTTCTCAGAAATGaactgaatgtgtgaatgtgaattatCCAGAGTGCtcagaggaaacaaaatgatttgatctgtttttacAGATGAAACTACAAACTGGTATTCGAGCGATGAGGAAGATGGGAGCTGCGTTGCGTCTATCCTTAAATCTCTAAAGAAGCAGAGTGAGAAGCAGCAATCCCATACTAGCATCCCCCAGGCTTCTCCTGTGGCTCCACCACTGGGTGACCCAAGGCTTGTGAAGGAAAGGGCCCTGACCAGTGAACCACGCGTGAAGACAGATCCTCGACACCGACCCACAGATGTGAAAAAGGATGCAGATGCAGCTGCAGATCCACGGCTCTCCAGAGACCCCAGGAAGATGAGACCAGTGGAGGCAAATTCCTCTCGCCAGCAGACCCACCCTGTTCCTCAGAAAGCTCctgcaggagaggaggatgatgaaggagagagggagctcCGAGACAGAGCTGTTCTCATTCCACTAGATGCCAGTCCCAGCACGGTGCTGCGGGATCCTCGGTGCCAGTTAAAGCAGTTTAGTCACATTCGTGTGGACATTCTCCTCCAGCGACCTGCCTTTGCTCAAACAGTGGTTTGGGCTCCTGAGGACCTCATCCCGTCCCTGGTGCCCAAACAGGAACACTCTATCAACCTGCCCCTTCCGCCTCTAATTGCAGATGCTCAGATGAACCGAACAAACCTGCCCGACCACCCCCCCGTCTCCAGCCCCCCGCCTTCTGACCCCAGACTGGCAGCTGCACGTTTGAAGGAACGTATGAGTCGTCTGACCTCTGGATCTCTAGAGTCTCGACCCCCCACTGACAGACCTGTGGATCCTCGCCAGCAAAAGTCTCTGGACCCCAGGCTCAAGCGTGCAGGAAGTCTGGACTCCAAGCTGCTGGGTCAGAAAGAGCTCTCCTCTGGGACTGGAGTTGTTGACCCAAGACTACAGAAGGCCAGCTCGTCTTCTCATTCTACCCGAGCAAAGCCAGAGCCTGAGAGGCTGCCGCCATACGCCCCTCGTCTGGCATCATCTGGTGGAGGGCTGGAGAGCCCCACTACTATTCTTGGGGGCATCAGTCTGTACGATCCTCGAACTCAAGTAGAACAGGGTCCGAAGGAGCAAGGAGAGCCTCCTAAAAAGGTGGGGATTCTGAAGCACCCTGGTAAGAAAGACAACACTCCGCCACCATCACTCTCACCGACCCAACAAAGTGGCTCTTTCGAAGAAGCCAAAAGCACAGACGTCTGCTCAGATCAGCCTCCACGCCCTAGTTCTCCCACAGTGCCTCCCGCCTCACCTATCAAACCGCCTGCAGTTCACAATCTCCCCATCCAGGCACTGGCCGGGTTAATACGACCCCAGTACACTGACCCCAGACAGGCCAAAATGGGAGTCCAGGGCTCTACAGGAGCACAAGAAGAcgcagaggaaaagaaggagcaggaggaggccatggaggaggaacCAAAACAGGAGGATCCAGAAGAGGAGGCAGATGATAGGACACTTAAAGACGTGTTCAAGACTTTTGATCCCACTGCTTCCCCTTTCTTTCAGTAGACAACTCCCGtgggaaaatacaaaaaaggtTATAGAGTTGTCTATTGGTGTCTGTTAATCTTTATTTAGCTTCACATGAgtctatttatttctgtgtgtaaatgatCCTGTATAGAATCACATATAACTACTAATACACCACAGATTGGTCAGTATAGAATGAAGATAAAGAGGTTGGATGGATGAATAGTtaacacatatgcacatataaTAACGCAGTGTGGTGTTAAGATCCTCCGTCATTGTGTCCTTTATGTTAATGTTCTAAACAATCAGAAAGAACATTTACTATTTATGTTATTTGCTATAACTCTTGGTTCATCCCAGCTATTACGGCCTCTTGACCTAATCACACCAACAATTGTAAGAATGCCCTTTAGAGtttctgtatttacatgtaaGAGATCTTTATGTTTATACTCACTTTTATATTAAGgaattttt contains these protein-coding regions:
- the LOC113159100 gene encoding zinc finger CCCH domain-containing protein 6 isoform X2, with product MKEESVCALSLSRHVTPEDGELEDGEIDDEGIGIEEENKEAPEVNEDKEKEKEKEKEREKTKDKEEKTHRHSRKRYKKAREKRRSKRRRRDRQKHHSPSSSSTSDSYDSDYGKPERPKSRKSQGSSRESDCQTSQHGRDSKGGHGNSQKSPPHKSSDFDKYSDYSDDKYDYDEEEDDYDDDMSEYQSTSPSQGKGRHAKDQMKRGSMRGMKQQQFGQRGRGRGSGPGRGRGMLNKYKKLKGKPWGGRGRGRGGDQGMDDTALEGKNSSGFQKKRPIMSKEFINQHTVEHNGRYICKYFLEGRCIKGEQCKFEHELVIPDKKKELCKFYLQGYCSKGENCIYMHNEYPCKFFHTGAKCYQGDNCKFSHEALTDVTKELLDKIINTEEENAREDELELEDLRKQGISPLPKPPPGVGLLPTPGQSSPTDGACGQAGKKIPSLFEIKVQPTVDLAQKIGLGGSNFSQNQGEGTNQFSGGSEEMQSGGMMASGPSAPSVPPPESPGPMGHPTGPPMPQSPPGQHPPHGFPMQPSVPSGQAFHGNRPNINPQMNMQRPPFPPIPDLQMLQSIFPFPSLGQNPVEFFSSYLRNQAVGQQGVDPGAAFVQNLQQHMGAESQLQSLPPAVQKAIFLHLTQQQQQQESQPQGSEPQRTDSQDDTNANRDETTNWYSSDEEDGSCVASILKSLKKQSEKQQSHTSIPQASPVAPPLGDPRLVKERALTSEPRVKTDPRHRPTDVKKDADAAADPRLSRDPRKMRPVEANSSRQQTHPVPQKAPAGEEDDEGERELRDRAVLIPLDASPSTVLRDPRCQLKQFSHIRVDILLQRPAFAQTVVWAPEDLIPSLVPKQEHSINLPLPPLIADAQMNRTNLPDHPPVSSPPPSDPRLAAARLKERMSRLTSGSLESRPPTDRPVDPRQQKSLDPRLKRAGSLDSKLLGQKELSSGTGVVDPRLQKASSSSHSTRAKPEPERLPPYAPRLASSGGGLESPTTILGGISLYDPRTQVEQGPKEQGEPPKKVGILKHPGKKDNTPPPSLSPTQQSGSFEEAKSTDVCSDQPPRPSSPTVPPASPIKPPAVHNLPIQALAGLIRPQYTDPRQAKMGVQGSTGAQEDAEEKKEQEEAMEEEPKQEDPEEEADDRTLKDVFKTFDPTASPFFQ
- the LOC113159100 gene encoding zinc finger CCCH domain-containing protein 6 isoform X1, whose translation is MVSVSLVSSPPAPVLDKNMTDSELAGEEREDGELEDGEIDDEGIGIEEENKEAPEVNEDKEKEKEKEKEREKTKDKEEKTHRHSRKRYKKAREKRRSKRRRRDRQKHHSPSSSSTSDSYDSDYGKPERPKSRKSQGSSRESDCQTSQHGRDSKGGHGNSQKSPPHKSSDFDKYSDYSDDKYDYDEEEDDYDDDMSEYQSTSPSQGKGRHAKDQMKRGSMRGMKQQQFGQRGRGRGSGPGRGRGMLNKYKKLKGKPWGGRGRGRGGDQGMDDTALEGKNSSGFQKKRPIMSKEFINQHTVEHNGRYICKYFLEGRCIKGEQCKFEHELVIPDKKKELCKFYLQGYCSKGENCIYMHNEYPCKFFHTGAKCYQGDNCKFSHEALTDVTKELLDKIINTEEENAREDELELEDLRKQGISPLPKPPPGVGLLPTPGQSSPTDGACGQAGKKIPSLFEIKVQPTVDLAQKIGLGGSNFSQNQGEGTNQFSGGSEEMQSGGMMASGPSAPSVPPPESPGPMGHPTGPPMPQSPPGQHPPHGFPMQPSVPSGQAFHGNRPNINPQMNMQRPPFPPIPDLQMLQSIFPFPSLGQNPVEFFSSYLRNQAVGQQGVDPGAAFVQNLQQHMGAESQLQSLPPAVQKAIFLHLTQQQQQQESQPQGSEPQRTDSQDDTNANRDETTNWYSSDEEDGSCVASILKSLKKQSEKQQSHTSIPQASPVAPPLGDPRLVKERALTSEPRVKTDPRHRPTDVKKDADAAADPRLSRDPRKMRPVEANSSRQQTHPVPQKAPAGEEDDEGERELRDRAVLIPLDASPSTVLRDPRCQLKQFSHIRVDILLQRPAFAQTVVWAPEDLIPSLVPKQEHSINLPLPPLIADAQMNRTNLPDHPPVSSPPPSDPRLAAARLKERMSRLTSGSLESRPPTDRPVDPRQQKSLDPRLKRAGSLDSKLLGQKELSSGTGVVDPRLQKASSSSHSTRAKPEPERLPPYAPRLASSGGGLESPTTILGGISLYDPRTQVEQGPKEQGEPPKKVGILKHPGKKDNTPPPSLSPTQQSGSFEEAKSTDVCSDQPPRPSSPTVPPASPIKPPAVHNLPIQALAGLIRPQYTDPRQAKMGVQGSTGAQEDAEEKKEQEEAMEEEPKQEDPEEEADDRTLKDVFKTFDPTASPFFQ